In Grus americana isolate bGruAme1 chromosome 4, bGruAme1.mat, whole genome shotgun sequence, one genomic interval encodes:
- the LOC129206460 gene encoding spondin-2-like, with translation MLFANLESLKITIIVGPKGPSSGINSKTPTVFSCRPTQLPAKAGALPLPVIQRKYLGMENLMFVYHSCKVIWTLLVTILGYASSLPVGDDSVCTAEELAKYSIIFTGKWSQTAFPKQYPLYRPPAQWSSMLGVTHSSDYSMWKKNEYASNGVRDFAEKGEAWLLMKEIEEAGEKIQSVHGIFSAPAISSGTGQTSTELEVHSRHPLVSFVVRIVPSPDWFVGIDSLNLCEGDHWMEEVSVDLFPYDAGTDSGFTFSSPNFATIPQDTVTEITCSSPSHPANSFYYPKLKILPPIAQVTMVRLKKTQLGLAAPYLNLPAKSNEIIDSVSETPLDCEVSQWSSWGLCRGLCRKTGTKIRTRFVLLQPANNGMPCPNLDEETGCEPENCV, from the exons ATGCTTTTTGCAAACCTGGAAAGTCTAAAGATTACAATAATTGTTGGACCAAAGGGACCCTCTTCAGGCATAAATAGCAAGACTCCTACTGTCTTCTCTTGCAGACCAACGCAGCTGCCAGCAAAAGCAGGTGCTCTCCCCCTACCAGTGATCCAGAGGAAATATTTA GGAATGGAAAACCTGATGTTTGTCTACCACTCCTGTAAAGTTATCTGGACGTTACTTGTAACAATACTAGGTTATGCCAGCAGCTTGCCTGTGGGTGATGATTCTGTTTGCACGGCAGAGGAACTTGCTAAGTACAGCATAATCTTCACAGGGAAATGGAGTCAGACTGCTTTCCCTAAGCAATATCCACTTTATAGGCCCCCAGCACAGTGGTCATCGATGCTAG GTGTTACTCATAGTTCTGACTAcagcatgtggaaaaaaaatgaatatgcCAGCAATGGTGTACGTGATTTTGCTGAAAAGGGTGAAGCATGGttattaatgaaagaaatagaagaagctggagagaaaaTTCAGAGTGTACATGGAAtcttctctgctcctgccaTTTCCAGTGGTACAGGACAAACCTCCACTGAATTAGAAGTGCATTCAAGACATCCCTTA gTTTCATTTGTTGTACGAATTGTTCCAAGCCCCGACTGGTTTGTGGGTATTGACAGCTTAAATCTCTGTGAAGGAGACCACTGGATGGAAGAAGTATCAGTAGATCTATTTCCATATGATGCTGGAACTGATAGCGGGTTCaccttttcctccccaaatttTGCCACTATTCCACAGGACACGGTTACAGAG atCACTTGTTCCTCTCCAAGTCACCCAGCAAACTCATTTTATTATCCCAAACTGAAAATTTTGCCACCAATTGCTCAAGTAACAATGGTGAGATTAAAGAAAACCCAGCTGGGTCTTGCTGCACCTTATCTTAATCTGCCAGctaaaagcaatgaaataataGACTCTGTTTCAG AAACACCACTGGACTGTGAGGTTTCACAATGGTCTTCCTGGGGTCTCTGTAGAGGTCTTTGCAGAAAAACAGGGACCAAGATCAGAACTCGTTTTGTACTTCTTCAGCCTGCCAATAATGGAATGCCTTGTCCAAATCTGGATGAAGAAACAGGATGTGAACCAGAGAATTGtgtctga